The following nucleotide sequence is from Cygnus atratus isolate AKBS03 ecotype Queensland, Australia chromosome 15, CAtr_DNAZoo_HiC_assembly, whole genome shotgun sequence.
GATGCTGGGAGTGATGTAGTGGGTTCAGAAAAGGGTAAAGCTTAAAGGGACACACAAAATCACATGGACCCTCCAGCCTGCACCAGAAATACAGCTGGACTCCAAACAAAAGAAGATCTGAAGAAACCAGGGTCTAGAAACTGTAAGCTCAGAATGAAcacattgttatttttcctgtagctAGTCTCtaacttttctctttgttctgatttcctttctttttttcttcctttttagtTGTCTTTCAACAGTCTGCCTGTCCCTTGTACCCTGTTCTCTCTtctattctttatttcttgaagTCCAACATATCTCCAACTCCTTGACCAGGCCACTGCAGGcaaaaagatgttatttttaccattttaattaCGCATACCATAAGCAGCATAATGTCACAGTGTTGAATTTGAACAGGAACTCGCTCCAAAAATGCAATTACAGCTACCCCCAAATCACTCCTTTGCTCCTCAGACATAAGACAGACCACATTCCTGATGGTGAGCAAAAGGCAGAGACAACTCTGCCCTGCCAGTCCTTCCCATCAAGAAGACACTTGGTATCAAACGCAGCCCTGACCCATCCTTGCCTTTGGGTGGTATCACCAAAGGTCACAGTTTTGCTCCAGCCTATTCTCAGTGCTTAAATTGGCCATTCCCAGCTCTTCCCTCTATTTATAATCTCAAGGACTTAGGAGGAAGAGGTGACCATGTATCCAGCCACAACACAGGATGCCACAAAAATTACATGTATGAGTCTGCTGAAAAATTTATAATGTTCTTCCAGACCATCAAAAAACACTATCAGGAACTTATCCTTGTCCCAAAGCATGCAACAGGAACATTAAGTAGTCCCATCTAGTACCTTCTCCCTccaaaaaggagcagaaactATCATTGGGAAATCGTGACTGCCTTGGTTGCAAGTTGGGAAACTGGAGATGGTGACACTTCCTCTGGTCTGGAATAAATCCATCACCACTGGGACAAAGAGGCCACCTGGGACTGGCCCAATTTGTAGTAGTTGTGATGCAACTCAGGGGTTCAACGCATTTCATTCTTACAGCCACCCCTTcagcaaaacagacaaatgCAGATGGAATTCAGGCCCGCTGGGATCTCTGTGTCATACCTCTGACAATGCCGAGctgcatttgaaagaaattgttctttttattcatGCTTGTTTGGGGGTTGATAGAGACAGATCATTTTTCGTGGAGGAAAAGTGATGAAATGATTTATAAGGCTAATGCTTTGTACTTACATGGCTGCAAACTCCATTTACAGCCACCGCTGCAGTAACACAACAcgatttcatttttctccagaacTGAGCAGAGAGGACCTCAGACAAATGGGGCAAAAATCTCAAATACAAACAAAGATGCCACAAAAAATCAGGCGGCAGCAGAGATTACGCCAAGACTCCTGAGCACCTTCCCCAGAGCTCATGTCAGCGGCTGATCTCACCCCATACCATCTGCGCTGAGAGCGCTCAATCTCTCATGACACATCCACAGCGCTGCCGCAGGGTTCAGGATTTTatctgctgcctcctccagccaAAACAGTCCCAAGGGTAAAGGGGTCTTTGGAGCTACAGAGCATCTCTGGTAGGAAAGCTCCAGGCCCAGCTGTTCTTAGCTGTTTGGGAGGGATGCTCtccaacctcccccccccccccccccccccccccccgcccctcttAAGGGGAAActccagagaaaaatgaagccaCACAATTAGGATGGTCAATTAAACTCTCAGGAGGGGGGCTGGCACAtcagcagctgcacagaggcACTGTGTGCTGGTATTGAGCTGGTTGGAGAGAACAAGCTGGTCTTCCTCCTGCATTTTAAGCAGCTTCATGGCCCGGGGCCTGAAACTGTGGGGGGAACTGAGGGAAACGAACTCCTGCCCAAGGATatattttggaaagctgaagGTCTTTTGaaagggaaggggcagaggaaCCAATATTTCACTTCCCAACCTAAAGCCCAGGCTCAATATTTTTTGTggccaagcagcagcaccaggctgaaATGCTTCCAGGGAGAGCAATGACTGtaggaggggacagggacagtcCTGGGCAGGATTTGctcacaaagcagcagctgctgcccttgcTGCCAACACAAACCTGTAGGGCCACCTGAGACAGAGATGTCCCTCAGGAGGCAAAGCCAGGAGAGGTGGTGACCCCTCCGATGAGCTCTCCCTTAATACTTTCTTCATCTGGATCCACAGAGCTCGGTGAACTGCTCTGGCTCATCCCCAGCTCAATGAGATGGAAATCAGGCTCGCAATCCTTCGTGCTTGAGCTGTGCCAGCCCCCCAGGGCCAAGATGCCCCCTGGCAGGCCGCAGTGCTGCAGGTCTCCTGCGGAGCATCTGACAGCACATGGGCAGTGAGCGCTCCTTGGTGCCGCTGACACCACTGGCAATCGTCACGTACTCATTTCCTCACAGGCTGGTGAGCAAACGGCCCCCACGTCAGAGATGGTCACGTCCGATCAGCAGCCCAGAGACATCGGGCTGGGTGATGCCACCTCTGCCAGCCTCAGCAAGGGACACCTGAATATCAGACACTTGAGataaggcagaaggaaaagggcaCGGACTTGTTACTAACACAGTGAGAAAGTTGTCtaggaaagcatttaaaaaaaaaaaagttgtgtggGTTGCATCTGAACACACATTCACTGACCCAATGCCTACTTTATGACATTGCCGCCCCTCTAAAATGAGGCTTCAGTGCTGGTGGTTTGGCTGTGCAGCCATAGCCAGAGGGCAGCTCCGGTGAAGAAATCAGGAGGAGGGCAGCTGGTAACGGCTTACCCAGCACACCTCCTCCTGTTTGTGGTCCCGAAGGACAGCAGGGCCATGCTGAGGCACTGCTCCTTGCCTCACCTCTGATATAATGCAGCCACGCTGTGGTGCAGCCCAATGAGCTGCACCCACGTCCCCAGCAcctctcatttccttccttccccaaggCCTTGGCTTTCCCAGCACATTGccacaggagcagctgccaggaagagcagaacTTACTAGCAATTcctttcttccttacatctctGAGCCCTTACCCAAGAGGCTGATTATTCAACATGTGGGCTGCAAAGCTCCTTGAGTGTTCGGTAGCCACAGCTGTctgccagcagggctgaggAACATGAAGGGCAAGTGTTCAGCCTTTCcccaaagaggggaaaaaagaaacccacaacCACAAGACAGGAGGAATAACTCCCCATTCTAGCTGGAATACAGCTCTGAGGCACTGGGTAGCCCCAGATCACAGCTGGAAGGGAGTctctgcaggaaagcagagggatatttcttttactgcatTTAAGGAGAGCTTTATAAAGTCGCTAACTCACCATCTCCAGCCAAGAGCCAGCTCAGACAGGAAAATACATCTCCCAGCCCTGATCTTGTGTTCATGGTGGCAGGTACCAGTTAAATGCAGGCTGGAGAGggattattttctgaaagaaaggatCTGCTGTAGAGGTTGAAGAATTGGAGTCTGATGGTATCACTTTACTTGACAGCTGCATTATTGTATAACTCTGCTGCCTAAGGAAAGGGTGACAGAAATTAGCCTTGCTCATAAATTTGCTGACCCTCCAGTTCTGCAGGCTGTTCAAGACCCTCTTGCCAGAGCTGGATGCCATCTATCATGTTATTCCTTCAAGCTGTATGAATATTGCTGGCCAAATCTCTGACTTTACCAGAGCACAAGACAACAACCAGTGGAGATGAGGCGGCTTTCTCTGCACCCTCATGCCCTGTCACCATGCCCATCTGGGTCTTCTGAAACACTTTGCATCTGTAGCACTTTGTATTTGCAAACCATAAAGAGAAGGAAGCGTCATAGCACCCTTATAAAGGTGAGGAAGCCAAGGTATAAGGGGGAAAATAGCGGAGAGGAGGGACGGAACCAGGCACTTTCACCTCCAGCCTAGTGCTCTCACCCTGCAGTTCATGTAGCCTGTGTGTTGGCTTGGCTGTGCTCTATCAGAAGTTGCCTTAGTAAGCTAAGGGATCCTGTGCTGAACTCCTCTACAGCCTGCAGCACAACCCAGCTTGCACAGACAAACGCGCCCCTTGTCTTAAATGAGGGGCcagggctgctgagcagctcatTAACCCAAGTTTTCCATTCAGCGGTACATAGGTATCAATGCCATAGTCTCAGTTGCTAATCAGTATTTTTCTAGCTTGTTTCCTGCTCCAGCCCAAACAATGGCCAAAGAGCCACAAACATCTCTTGATTCTTTCCATTCTTTGACATACCGCTTGCCCAAAGAACGGTTTAGCAATTGCTCTGAGATTTATTGCCCATGAGCTTGCTGGTTTTGAAGACTGGGAGTAAAACTGAGGTGCAGCTATTTCACCTCCTAACCCCAGCCTCTGCACCAAGCTCCAGCTACTGTCATGTTTCATTTCTTGAAGCTGCCTCGGTGCAGCGAACACAGGCTGGAACCAGAGACAGACGTGGTCAGTGGTGATGAGAGAGCAGTGATTGTACCTCCAGTAAATTGCCTGAGTCTTTCCAGATGAGTCACTGCACAATGAGAGGTTACGCGTTGTTAACAGAGAGAAAGTTTGCAACTGATCCTCGCAGAGCTTAACAACCTCTCAGAGCCTCTGATTTTGTACAACTCTGCTTGCGGAGATCCCTCTTAAAAGGCTGCCCAAGATAAATAAAAgctcacagatttttttcttatctcatCAGAACATTAGAGCAGACTGCTGGAGAGGATTCAGGCCCACAATCAcatctctccctgcctcccagctgATCTCCCTCTTGAATCCACAGAAGTCCTAGGGATTTCCTGATTAGGAATGCAAAACATAGGAAGGCTTATTTTTAACACGTACCACTTGGTCACCAAGCCCTCGTTGCAAAAGTGCTCAAGCTCTAGTTCTCATTCCAACCTGATCCCAGTCATATCGGCCAGGAGTAAATCTTTATGCTCAGAACAAAATCCCTGCTATTGTATTTTCCAAACCCCTTACCTCCTCCCCGACGCCAGCAGATGTGGATCTCACAAGTGCTTTTCTCAGagcctttccttcctgcctccaCGCGTTTCCCCTCCACTTCTGCAAGCATCTACAGCTGGGAAGATGCAAACAGTGGCAAATTTAAAGGCTTTGTCAGAGATTTCCCCCAGCTGGCAATCAGCTGAGAAAGCTCTGTCATGTGAAGAGCTCTTTATTAGCCTGTTGCACCTGGGTATCGAGCACCAGAGAAGCAGGATTGTTATGCAAATCTGGCAGTCTTCTGGTGTAAGGACAGACTGCCTTAGCAGCTCCTgctcttgattttgttttatccACCTCTCCTCTCAGTAGTAGCAGTGGCTTAGAGCACCAGTATTACAGCAGGGTGAAACAGAGACCCACAGACCTGGGCTTCTCTTAACCTCTCAAAGACTTGGCTTAGCAGGCACTCCGTATCACTTCACATCCTTGTCTGTACAGCTGGGCAATGAATTAGGGATCCACAGCACTGACTTCTCCTAAAACCCACCCTGCTGTGCAGTGTACCTCCTTTTAATGAGACAGGGTCAAGTTCACTTGGTGCTGTTTTAGGCAGGTCCCACCAGGGCACATCCAGCCCCGTACTCCTCAGGCTGCTACTTGCCTGACCTCCCgtacaaaccaaaaacaaagaTATctgaaagagagattttaaatcACGCTAATGCCAAAATGGTGTTTCATTGTTTCTGAGTGAGCAAATATCATATCGGACAAATTCTTATGtgcaaaattatcttttcatttcagccaCTACATTTCCGGAGCACTCAGTCTAAGACGCTTCCAATAACAATGATGGAAGATAAAGAAGTTGGCACGTATCTGTTTATGAAAACAGACATTAGTGAATATTCCCAGGCagaaaaaatgcacacattCTCCATTTAAAATCCTCAAAAGGACACTTGAAAtagtttaaatgtttccttctttgaTTGAGAGGGGAAGAATAGAGGGAGAAGAAGGGGTTTAACTCTCCTAAGAGTAATTACAAACAACAAACATCAATTCCCagctgttttgtatttcttttgtgaGTTTAGTTTCAAAGATTCTGAAGTGCACTTGgcattatttgtgttttgtctttgtgcACAGCATCGGCCTCTTGTCTCTACCCAGATTTACACCCATGCCAGTGCCAGCATCAATGACCTCCAcgccagagctgtgctgaggacCCGGGCCACGGTGCCATAAATAACTTCATGTCCCCACCAAAACCACGGTGCTGGAGCTGCACTGCCACATGGAcagagcagccaccagcagagGGAGCGGCAAACTCGGCACAGAGATCCCCAAAAAAGAATAACatgggggatttggggagcaTTGATGCTGGGTATAAGAAAATGGCCCAGGGAAGGATGGAGACTCTTTTGTCCAATACATGCTAGCAAATGATGACACTGTTACTCTGTCCTGATGGCAAAAGAGAGCCAAAGAGACAGGTGTCAGTATTCCTCCTGTAGATATCAAGCTTTAGAAATGCACACGTAGCCCTGCTGGATGGCAGGGTCCCCGGGGGGCTGCAAGGAGCGCACACAGCATGGGCAGGTCTAAGGGCTCCAGGAGCTTCCCATACCCCTCGGTCCCCCCATCTCTGGGCCATCGACTGAAAAGTGTGAGGGACAGGAGCAAAGTGGCAATGAGGAACCACTCTGCTTTTTATCCAGtgctttccaaatgtttttcctcccaGCGAAACCAAAGGGACCAGTTCCACCAGTTCCAGCTTTCCCAGCTCACCGTCTCTTCCCAAAGGCACCGGGACCCGAGGCCAgctgcccagccagcccctTGTACTCAGCATGTTTACACGGGGAAGGGACGTGAGCTGCTGTAGGCAGCTGCCCCACTGGAGGAATTGCTCCACTCACAAGGAGCTGATCCCCCTGACCACCAGCACAAGCTGGAAAATCCTCAGGGTTTCCTTCATTTACACCACTTCTTGGGCCTGGGACAGTCGGAGCATGTCGGTGCGGCCGCGCAGCTCCCGCTGGTGCcgcagagggagcagggaggttgTGCTGAGCCAGCTCTGCTAAATTTACCCCACCTTGGGACTCTGACGTGAAGTGGGCACAGCAGGTTTGGGCAGACGTGCCGGGCTTGGGAGCTGTTGCGAGGTTTTTCTGAGATTCTGGCAATGCCCCAAAGCAGCTGACTCACTCCTCCTCTCAGGTCAGGGCTTCGCAGCTGTAACTCCGGTGAGACCGGGGGTTATTTCTGATGCACAGTGCTGTACAATCAGCGTCCACTCCGTTACCCTTGCTGGTGAAGGATGGTTCTTGTCTCCAGCGAGCTTTCTTTAGCTTTTACTCCAAAGCCGTTCAGTAAGAGGGGAGCCGATGTGAAAAGGTACGGCGTTTTCTTTTTGCTGGAGATTCCCCATCTTGAGTTATTTGGTGACTTTGAGCTTGCTGTAATCAATGAGCTTGTTGTAATCAACGTCCTTGTCCTTTCTGTCCGCCGTATGCAGCATATGGATTTGTGATTTGTTGCTAGAGATGACTTGGCATTTGTGAGTCGTGTCAATGGATGCAAAAGCAGATTCATCCTAATTATATTGAACCGCTGATCAACTTAGTAATCTAGCCTTAGGTTCCTGAGCAGTAAATCATGCAGGTTACAAACAAAGAGCATGGGATAAAAATGTTAACTGCATTCATTAGCTTGAACATTTGGCAGGCAATTACCTGGACAAAAATACGTTTAAAGAGCCCTGGCACATTTCTTTGCTCTCTCCTCTTGTAGCCTGTTAATACGCTACTAAAAGTGACAACTTTAACACCTCtgttctcttgttttctgtgtgtaatGATGTGTCTGCTTTAGGGAGGCTGGGCAGAGGTTGGAAAGGGCTTGGGTGCGTGGAGGTTCCCAGTGATGTCCGTGCCCCAGCCTGCCGAGTCGCCTGTTTGCCACACGTCAATTTGCTTGTGGAGCAGCTGTGAAATTGCAGCGGATTTTAGGTATCCATGAGAGTATCCGTGCATTTCCCTGAGTAGAATAATGTGTACCTTGTGCTCTGGGCGACACGCTATAATTAGTTTATGGAAGTTGTTTGTCTCTGAAGGTCtataaatacacatacataaaacTATACGGGAACGAGCAGTCACATGCCCGAAGCAAACGCATTCTGATGCAGAAGAGCTTTCTATGCTGACACCCCCCCGACGCTGTTCCACTGCTGatctttctttcacttcacGTCAGGCTgaccaaaaatatttactttcttcttaAACACAAATAGACTGAAACGGACGGAGAATCTCCCCCTGAAACGAAGAGCGTTCACCACTCAGTGCCAACCTGGGCTTGCTCTCTCTAGGAGAGGGcaaagaaataaaccaaaacccAGCCTCCTCAGGCAGAACTCTCTGTTCCTCTTGTCAAACAATTCCCCTCTGATTCCCTGGCACCACCCGAGTACCTCCAAGAGAACAGCTTCATTTATCGACCCAGCCTAGTTCAGCCCAACCAACCCCTCCAACTTTTTCAAGTGACTTTTTCCACGAAACACTCTCCCCGTTCCTCCAGTCTGAGAGAAAAGCCACAACGCTGCGTGTCCCCCCGAGGGTTCGTTGCCCCAGTGGGCTCCCACCACCGCCACGTGCCGTAGTGGCAGCCACTGGCTTCTGCTGGAGGCGCAGAAGGAGCGGGGCTGGTGTGACAGAGGTGGGCACGGAGTGCCTGGGCTCCTTGTTCTGGAGGAGAGCGGGGGATataaggggaggggaagggcccaggggaggggaaggaggggaagggcccaggggaggggaagggcccagggaggggaagggcccCGTCCGGCTCGGGTGGAGCTGTCCCTTCAGCACCACGGCCCGGGCATCTGCAGCCCGGCACGGTTCGGCACGGCTCGGcttggcacggctcggcacggcacggctcggttTGGCACGGCTCGGCTTGGCACGGCTCGGcttggcacggctcggcacggcacggctcggttTGGCACGGCTCGGCTTGGCACGGCTCGGcttggcacggctcggcacggcacggcccggcacggcgCGGCTCGGCATGGCCCGGTTCGGCATTTtctcggcacggctcggctcgaAGCGAGCCAACGCTCCCAGCAGAGGACAAGCGGGGGGGTGCCGAGCGGGTGCCAAGGGGGTGCAAAGGGAGATCCGTGCCGGAGGGGGGGGGTGTAcgggggggggacgggaggTGCCCGAGTGGGTGCGGGGCGGGTGTGCAGAGGGGTgcggtgcggggggggggggggaacgggggggCTGCACCCCGCTgtgcgctggggggggggtgggggcatGGACCGGGAGAGCGCAGCGGGGTCTGCACGCAGCGCCGGGTGCGGCCGCGCAGAGCTCGGGGGGGGCAGGACAGGGCTGGGTGTGCCGAGCTGTGCCGTGCCCAGCCGAGCTGTGCCGAGCCGTGCTGAGCCGTGCCGAGCTGTGCCGAGCCGTGCTGAACCGTGCCGAGCTGTGTCGTGCCCAGCagagccgtgccgtgccgtgccgagctgCACCGAACCGTGCTGAACCGTGCCCAGCCGTACAGAGCCGTGCCGCGCCGCGCCGAACCGTGCCGAGCCGTGTccagccgagccgagccgagccgagccgtgccaaCCAGCGTGTGCGtgtgcccgtgcccgtgcccgtggCAGCGGGTCCCGCACCGCCAGCACACGGCAGAGCAGCCGGCGGGGGGAGCCGCTGCCCGCCCCCGGCCGGTGAGTGCCGCCGCACCGCGACCGGGGCACAACCGGGGGGAGACGGGGGGGGGTCGGTGGGTTCGGGGGAAGCGGGGAGCAcagcggggggggcgggggggcgggggggaccggggctggggggcacgcAACTTTGCCGGgaggaccgggggggggggggaccggggctGCGCGGCTGGGGCTAGGGATGCCGGCCCCCACcccggctccccggggccgggcactgacaccccccccccaaaaaaaaaactccatcctccccccccccctccaggcATCTCCGCTGCCCGCTGCGCCCTCCCCGGCGCTCACAGCCGCGGCTGAACTAAGTTGCCCAGAAGCCATTTaccccaccccccagcccccggcagcTTCCCCCCCGAGGGGAAAATGCCGGCAGCAGCCCTCACCCCCCCTCTCTGCACCCTCTTTTACAGGCGGGGCTGCTCCCACGTAACCATGCCAGGATCGCTCGGTGCGGCGCGGGAGGCTCTGCCCTGGTAGCCCGGGGTGCtcgggggggggctcagccatGAATTCCTCGCCCCCCGtcccccgggccccccccggcttgctgcagctctggcaggaGGAGAACCAGACCCAAGGCGGGCTGTGGAAcgggagccaggagctgggctgggaagagctggagaagaTGCTCTTCCTCTTCGCCAAGGAGCCCGTCACCATCAGCCTCACGGCCATGTACCTGGTGTCCTTCGTGGTGGGCTTCGTGGGCAACATCATGTCCATCAGGGTGCTCACTCGGAAGCGCCCGAGCCGGGCGTCCAGCCTGAGTGCCACCCGCAGCCTCCTCATCAACCTGGCCGTGTGCGACCTCATGGTGGTGTGCGTCTGCATGCCCATCACCGTGGGGAACCTCATCTACAAAGCCTGGGTGTATGGGGACTTCCTTTGCCGGGCCGTGCCCTTCATCCAGGCCGTTTCGGTCTCTGCCAGCGTCCTCAGCCTGACCGTCATCAGTGTGAACCGGTACTACAGCGTGCACAACCCGCTCAACGCCCGCTCTTTCTTCACCCAGAAGAGGATCCTGAGCACCATCCTGGTGGTGTGGCTGCTGTCTTCGGGGATCTGCATGCCGCTCATCTTCATGAACAGACGGGATGAGATTGGGGTGGTGGAGGGCCTGCCCCTGGTGTTCTCCATCTGCAGGGAGATTTGGCCTCAGGAGAGGCTCAAGCAAGCCTACaactttctgctcttctgtgctCTCTACTGCCTGCCGGTCCTGTTCAACATGGTCATCTGCTTCCTCACGGTGCGCCGGCTGTGGAGCCGCAGCAGCCAGCTGAAGGAGAGCAGTGCCCTGAACCGCTCTCTGCCGGCCTCCAGGCTGAAGATCCGCAAGAAGGTGGCCCAGATGGTGGTGGCCCTGGTCCTGCTCTTCGCCATCTCCTGGCTGCCCGTCTACCTGATGGACATCTGGATCGATTTCAACATCCCCAAGTCCTTGCAGGATGTGACTCCTTCTCCTTGGATCCTGCAGCTCAGGCCTTTTGCCCAGTGGCTCGGCCTCAACAATTCCAGCCTCAACCCTATATGCTATTGCTTTGTTGGGAACCTCTACAGGTCAGCCAAGGAGATGAAGAGCAAGTACCACCAAAGAATGGTCTCTCTCTTTAACTTCTCTCTGTCTGAAGGGACAACCCGTTCCTCAgtcccagagctgctctcttACCAGAGCTCCACGCAGCCTGCGAGGAAAGGACcctctgccacaggcaggagGTTTCAGGGAGGACAGGGCAATAAGAACAAGCGTGGACGCTTGAATTCTTGCCAGCATCCACCCCCGAACACTGTCTCCAGTGAGAACACTTCCTTGTAATTCTGCTCAGGCGGTGCACCTTACCTCCTCACCTGTATTTAAGGACTCTCGAGAGGTCTTTCTGAGCGAGATATTTTAATGACGGAAAAAACT
It contains:
- the LOC118249344 gene encoding galanin receptor type 1-like, with the translated sequence MNSSPPVPRAPPGLLQLWQEENQTQGGLWNGSQELGWEELEKMLFLFAKEPVTISLTAMYLVSFVVGFVGNIMSIRVLTRKRPSRASSLSATRSLLINLAVCDLMVVCVCMPITVGNLIYKAWVYGDFLCRAVPFIQAVSVSASVLSLTVISVNRYYSVHNPLNARSFFTQKRILSTILVVWLLSSGICMPLIFMNRRDEIGVVEGLPLVFSICREIWPQERLKQAYNFLLFCALYCLPVLFNMVICFLTVRRLWSRSSQLKESSALNRSLPASRLKIRKKVAQMVVALVLLFAISWLPVYLMDIWIDFNIPKSLQDVTPSPWILQLRPFAQWLGLNNSSLNPICYCFVGNLYRSAKEMKSKYHQRMVSLFNFSLSEGTTRSSVPELLSYQSSTQPARKGPSATGRRFQGGQGNKNKRGRLNSCQHPPPNTVSSENTSL